In the genome of Aspergillus luchuensis IFO 4308 DNA, chromosome 2, nearly complete sequence, one region contains:
- a CDS encoding zinc-dependent alcohol dehydrogenase family protein (COG:Q;~EggNog:ENOG410PUUN;~InterPro:IPR013154,IPR013149,IPR036291,IPR011032, IPR020843;~PFAM:PF00107,PF08240,PF13602;~SMCOG1028:crotonyl-CoA reductase / alcohol dehydrogenase;~antiSMASH:Cluster_2.1;~go_function: GO:0016491 - oxidoreductase activity [Evidence IEA];~go_process: GO:0055114 - oxidation-reduction process [Evidence IEA]), giving the protein MSQTVLRLSARDSWDKLAQHQEAIPSAGKHEVLIKVRSVALNFRDIAISTGKYPFPVKDQVVPGSDAAGDIVEVGEGVSGLQQGDKVIVNFDLATTYGPLKSWHWGLGGPVDGVMREYFSVPAHAVVKIPESSKLSYAQWAGVVCTGVTAWNALYGNLPLRPGQSVLFLGTGGVSITGLVLAKAAGATTIITSSSDEKLQYVKEKYGVDHTINYKKTPDWAAEVQKVTNGQGADYIFENGGAGTIKQSLDAVAYGGNIAVIGFLAQAAQEEMPDVAALALGKGAVVRGIMTGSKQLLEEAARFIGNRDLPVPVEKTFKFSRDQVVEAYNYLASGQHVGKVCIEF; this is encoded by the exons ATGTCCCAAACAGTTCTTCGTCTCTCCGCCCGCGATTCCTGGGACAAGCTGGCCCAACACCAAGAAGCCATCCCCTCCGCCGGCAAGCATGAAGTTCTCATCAAAGTCCGCAGTGTTGCCCTGAACTTCCGTGACATTGCCATCTCCACCGGCAAATATCCCTTTCCTGTCAAGGATCAGGTCGTGCCGGGCTCTGATGCTGCCGGTGACATCGTCGAGGTTGGTGAGGGCGTCTCCGGACTGCAGCAAGGAGACAAGGTTATCGTCAATTTTGACCTCGCTACCACGTACGGCCCCTTGAAGAGCTGGCATTGGGGCTTGGGTGGTCCTGTTGATGGTGTCATGCGGGAATACTTCTCTGTGCCTGCACACGCTGTGGTTAAGATCCCCGAGTCTTCCAAGTTGAGCTATGCCCAGTGGGCGGGTGTCGTGTGCACCGGAGTTACGGCGTGGAATGCTTTGTACGGAAATCTACCTCTGCGCCCGGGCCAGTCGGTGCTTTTCTTGG GAACCGGTGGAGTGTCCATCACTGGTCTTGTCCTGGCCAAGGCGGCCGGCGCGACTACTATtatcacctcatcctccgacgaGAAACTCCAGTATGTCAAGGAGAAGTATGGCGTTGACCATACTATCAACTACAAGAAAACGCCCGACTGGGCTGCTGAGGTGCAGAAGGTTACGAACGGCCAGGGTGCAGATTACATTTTTGAGAACGGAGGAGCGGGAACCATCAAGCAGTCACTCGACGCCGTCGCGTACGGTGGCAATATTGCAGTGATTGGTTTCCTGGCTCAGGCTGCCCAGGAGGAAATGCCGGACGTTGCTGCATTGGCTCTTGGCAAGGGCGCCGTGGTTCGTGGTATTATGACGGGATCcaagcagctgctggaagaagcGGCGCGTTTCATTGGAAACCGGGATCTTCCCGTGCCGGTTGAGAAGACGTTCAAGTTCAGTCGTGACCAGGTGGTCGAGGCCTATAACTACCTGGCCAGTGGGCAGCATGTTGGCAAGGTTTGCATTGAATTTTGA